Proteins co-encoded in one Microbacterium hydrocarbonoxydans genomic window:
- a CDS encoding ABC transporter substrate-binding protein: protein MFTARGKRSVFAVGLVAAAALALSACSSSNPLDEPSDSAEESGSGDTIVVGSQAYYSNEIIAEIYAQALEGAGFDVEKKLNIGQRDAYMPDVESGEINVFPEYTGSLLEYISDDEVDVTSPDDVYAALQEALPESLTALDFAEATDQDSYTVLKSFAEENGLTTIGDLSKVTSEVTIGAAPEFEQRPYSPAKAKEVYGVDLTFSATGPTTLESLLAGQIQVADIYTADPAFETEEIVALEDPENLIISSNVVPIVSSDIADDVSDVLNAISAKLTGDELVALNVLSTVEEQSSADIAKKWLADNDLA, encoded by the coding sequence ATGTTCACAGCACGAGGCAAGCGTTCTGTCTTCGCCGTCGGTCTTGTCGCCGCGGCAGCACTCGCCCTGTCCGCCTGCTCTTCGAGCAACCCGCTCGACGAGCCGTCCGACTCGGCAGAGGAATCGGGCAGCGGCGACACGATCGTCGTCGGCTCGCAGGCGTACTACTCCAACGAGATCATCGCCGAGATCTACGCGCAGGCTCTCGAGGGCGCCGGCTTCGACGTCGAGAAGAAGCTCAACATCGGTCAGCGCGATGCGTACATGCCCGATGTCGAGTCGGGCGAGATCAACGTCTTCCCCGAGTACACGGGCAGCCTGCTCGAGTACATCTCGGATGACGAGGTCGATGTCACGAGTCCCGACGACGTCTACGCGGCCCTGCAGGAGGCGCTGCCCGAGAGCCTCACCGCTCTCGATTTCGCCGAGGCGACCGACCAGGACTCCTACACGGTGCTGAAGAGCTTCGCCGAGGAGAACGGCCTGACGACCATCGGCGACCTCTCGAAGGTCACCTCCGAGGTCACGATCGGCGCTGCCCCCGAGTTCGAGCAGCGCCCGTACAGCCCGGCCAAGGCCAAAGAGGTCTACGGCGTCGACCTGACGTTCTCGGCCACCGGCCCGACCACACTCGAGTCGCTGCTCGCCGGCCAGATCCAGGTCGCTGACATCTACACCGCCGACCCGGCCTTCGAGACCGAGGAGATCGTGGCGCTCGAAGACCCCGAGAACCTGATCATCTCGTCGAACGTGGTGCCGATCGTCTCGAGCGACATCGCGGACGATGTCTCCGATGTCCTCAACGCGATCAGCGCCAAGCTGACCGGCGACGAGCTCGTCGCCCTCAACGTGCTGAGCACGGTCGAGGAGCAGTCGTCCGCTGACATCGCGAAGAAGTGGCTCGCAGACAACGACCTCGCCTGA